Proteins from one Syntrophorhabdaceae bacterium genomic window:
- a CDS encoding ATP-binding protein has product MIDRPRVLIVGKSRDICQKYRPVAVEGGLSVHMAEDGNSAFAMAAKEVFDLVVIDLSTGDRGFPGLIERVTQSDPETVVILISDIAGPQRPSDRTVSNEAFECLRAPFNAEELSSAITRGLARRRSAVRARQLTALFDSMAEGVFVVNRESKVLLSNPAGLRMLGINGPVQEGMRIEQALGQQPGLAGAIRRALSQDLSGFVSITEEIDTGVSGAPLLMATITPFRDYRGEDGGIICTLRGVAARTGTEHVKSQFVSMVTHELRAPLAAVEGYLTAYLTGAVGSDPKINRQMLERARLRTHSLLDLVSDLLQYSRLDSRRVERRRELINLADVIVGTMELMKTQDESKELKFRTHMEATLPLIEANRLEMEQLFTNLISNAIKYNVKKGIVEISAEVKEGMAEVRVSDTGIGIDQEDLPCIFDEFFRVSGPKTRYTTGTGLGLSIVKKIVDAHFGTIKVESEVDKGTTFVVRLPLGAGRHEEVDRGGLGGSESETAGVCG; this is encoded by the coding sequence ATGATTGACAGACCACGGGTCCTGATAGTCGGCAAATCACGCGATATCTGCCAAAAATACCGCCCCGTTGCGGTGGAAGGGGGTCTCTCCGTCCATATGGCTGAGGATGGGAATTCTGCCTTTGCCATGGCCGCCAAAGAGGTCTTTGACCTCGTGGTGATCGATCTTTCGACCGGGGACCGGGGATTTCCCGGCCTCATCGAGCGAGTGACACAATCGGACCCGGAAACCGTGGTCATCCTGATTTCAGACATTGCCGGACCGCAGCGCCCATCCGACAGGACCGTGAGTAACGAGGCCTTCGAGTGCCTGAGAGCACCTTTCAACGCGGAGGAGCTTTCATCCGCAATAACCCGGGGACTTGCACGGAGGCGGTCGGCCGTCCGGGCAAGGCAGCTCACGGCCCTCTTCGATTCCATGGCCGAGGGGGTTTTCGTGGTGAACAGGGAGTCCAAGGTACTCCTTTCCAATCCGGCGGGACTCCGTATGCTCGGAATCAATGGACCGGTGCAGGAAGGGATGAGGATAGAGCAGGCCCTTGGACAACAACCGGGGCTTGCAGGCGCAATAAGAAGGGCCCTTTCGCAGGACTTATCGGGATTTGTGAGTATCACCGAAGAAATCGATACCGGAGTTTCAGGTGCGCCCTTGTTAATGGCCACTATCACGCCTTTCAGGGATTACCGGGGTGAGGACGGAGGCATAATCTGCACCCTTCGCGGAGTTGCGGCCCGGACGGGCACGGAGCACGTGAAATCCCAGTTCGTCTCCATGGTGACCCATGAATTGAGGGCGCCTCTGGCAGCGGTGGAAGGATATCTCACTGCGTACCTTACGGGCGCGGTGGGGAGCGACCCGAAGATCAACCGGCAGATGCTCGAGAGGGCGAGGCTCAGGACACATTCGCTCCTGGACCTGGTGAGCGACCTGCTCCAGTACAGCCGTCTCGATTCCAGGCGCGTCGAAAGAAGACGGGAGCTTATTAATCTGGCCGATGTGATCGTCGGCACAATGGAGCTGATGAAGACCCAGGATGAGAGCAAGGAGTTGAAGTTCAGGACCCATATGGAGGCAACTCTCCCTCTGATCGAAGCAAACAGGCTGGAGATGGAGCAGCTTTTTACGAACCTCATTTCCAATGCCATTAAATATAATGTAAAAAAAGGCATAGTGGAAATCAGCGCGGAGGTAAAAGAGGGGATGGCCGAAGTCAGGGTTTCCGATACAGGCATCGGCATCGACCAGGAAGACCTCCCCTGTATATTCGACGAGTTTTTCAGGGTATCGGGTCCCAAGACCAGGTATACCACGGGAACCGGTCTCGGCCTCTCGATTGTGAAGAAGATCGTAGACGCCCATTTCGGCACCATCAAAGTGGAAAGCGAAGTGGATAAGGGGACGACTTTCGTGGTGAGACTTCCTCTTGGAGCCGGTCGGCACGAAGAGGTGGACCGCGGCGGCCTCGGCGGGAGTGAATCGGAAACAGCGGGGGTGTGCGGGTGA
- a CDS encoding sulfite exporter TauE/SafE family protein, producing the protein MLDVAEGLKLLIVTAASVGFFHTLMGPDHYVPFIVMARARKWSAPMTAWVTVLCGIGHVLSSVILGFLGIALGVAVTKLTFLETLRGNLAGWTLIMFGLVYCVWGVRRAIRNKPHEHVHFHEDDEVHSHTHIHHKDHVHIHAPKESRNLTPWILFTIFIFGPCEPLIPLLMYPAAKGSYAGVIWVTAVFGVVTIVTMLGMVMVSSMGLNLVPLGRLERFSHALAGATICMCGLAIQFLGL; encoded by the coding sequence GTGCTCGATGTTGCAGAGGGATTAAAGCTCCTTATAGTGACTGCCGCCTCCGTAGGGTTTTTCCATACCCTTATGGGACCCGATCATTATGTGCCTTTTATCGTCATGGCCAGGGCAAGGAAATGGTCGGCGCCGATGACGGCGTGGGTGACCGTGCTGTGCGGCATCGGTCACGTATTGAGCTCGGTGATTCTGGGCTTTCTCGGCATCGCCCTGGGTGTAGCGGTCACGAAACTCACCTTTCTCGAAACCCTTCGCGGGAATCTGGCGGGCTGGACCCTGATCATGTTCGGCCTCGTTTATTGCGTCTGGGGCGTGCGCAGGGCCATCCGCAACAAGCCCCATGAACACGTACATTTTCACGAGGACGACGAGGTTCATTCCCATACCCATATCCATCACAAGGACCACGTCCATATCCATGCCCCGAAAGAGAGCAGGAACCTCACGCCCTGGATACTCTTCACCATATTCATATTCGGCCCCTGCGAGCCCCTTATCCCCCTCCTCATGTATCCCGCCGCAAAGGGAAGTTATGCGGGCGTGATATGGGTAACTGCGGTCTTTGGAGTCGTAACTATCGTGACCATGCTGGGAATGGTCATGGTCTCATCCATGGGGCTTAACCTCGTCCCCCTGGGCCGCCTGGAGCGGTTCAGCCATGCACTGGCAGGGGCAACGATATGCATGTGCGGGCTGGCCATCCAATTTTTGGGACTTTAA
- a CDS encoding C-GCAxxG-C-C family protein, with the protein MDRIDRALQTFREGFNCSQAIARAFGPSYGLEEDEALGIAAAFGGGIARTGGTCGAVTGAMMIIGLAYGKRRADDKESVERTNRLAAAFLDRFARRHYTVTCRELLGCDMSTPEGLLFAKTHDLREQLCAAFIKDAAGILEELLSGEGESTPGNDPACT; encoded by the coding sequence ATGGATAGAATAGATCGCGCGCTGCAGACCTTTAGAGAGGGGTTCAACTGCTCCCAGGCAATCGCGAGGGCTTTTGGCCCCTCCTACGGGCTTGAGGAGGATGAGGCCCTTGGGATCGCGGCGGCATTCGGCGGCGGCATAGCACGCACGGGCGGGACATGCGGGGCGGTGACGGGCGCCATGATGATTATCGGCCTCGCCTACGGCAAAAGAAGAGCGGACGACAAAGAATCCGTCGAGAGAACCAACCGCCTCGCCGCTGCATTCCTGGACCGTTTCGCCCGTCGCCATTATACGGTCACATGCAGGGAGCTGCTCGGGTGTGATATGAGCACCCCGGAGGGACTCCTCTTCGCAAAAACACACGATCTTCGTGAACAGCTCTGCGCCGCCTTCATAAAGGATGCCGCCGGGATTCTGGAGGAGCTCCTTTCCGGGGAAGGGGAGAGCACCCCCGGGAATGATCCTGCCTGTACGTAA
- a CDS encoding molybdopterin-dependent oxidoreductase: MSRLKDLKVPVFWAEGHPGELDRQNWTVEVTGTCKKPGTFSWQEFLSLPKTVADTRLTSVTRFSVRGRWGGVRVAHLLDMVEPDEGVRFIRFWSVGRKYHTSIPLEVAQRERTLLVYEFDEEYLDEDYGGPVRAFCPYLWGYKSAKSVVSVELMDHYVSGFWERLGYPDEALIEAGKVRDMNEGGRLRAIPPGEVVTFLD, from the coding sequence ATGAGCAGGCTTAAGGATTTGAAAGTGCCCGTATTCTGGGCGGAGGGGCACCCGGGAGAACTCGACCGGCAGAATTGGACGGTCGAAGTGACGGGGACCTGTAAAAAGCCGGGAACATTCTCATGGCAGGAGTTCTTATCCCTCCCTAAGACAGTGGCGGACACGCGCCTCACGAGTGTCACGAGATTTTCTGTAAGGGGCAGGTGGGGCGGCGTCAGGGTAGCCCATCTCCTCGATATGGTGGAGCCCGACGAAGGGGTGAGATTCATCCGCTTCTGGTCTGTGGGCCGTAAATACCATACCTCGATCCCTCTCGAGGTGGCGCAGAGGGAGAGAACCCTTTTGGTCTATGAATTTGACGAGGAATACCTGGACGAGGATTACGGCGGTCCCGTGAGGGCCTTCTGCCCCTACCTCTGGGGCTACAAATCGGCAAAAAGCGTTGTATCCGTGGAGCTCATGGACCATTACGTTTCAGGCTTCTGGGAGAGGCTCGGCTATCCCGACGAAGCGCTGATAGAAGCAGGAAAAGTACGGGACATGAACGAAGGAGGAAGATTGAGGGCCATACCCCCCGGTGAAGTCGTCACCTTCCTCGATTAG
- a CDS encoding transporter substrate-binding domain-containing protein — MSLKVWLKMTGLAVVAAALFAGCSSTPAPVTAQPQPLRVGVAREFPPFVFRSGDAYAGAEADFARRLSIALKRPLYFVQRNFEDLIPSLLSREIDIIMAGMTITDERKVRIAFSDYYLKGALGMAVRADQAGEFSSLREVLAGAQAVGVVGGTTSEAYVRRTFPSSIRVLLLGRPSDAAYELKARRIDVYVDDTPSIAWLASSNASEIRGLFEPLDNTTSYYGWGINKDNQELLTRANAALDTWKQDGTLDSILRRWLPYLKTYR, encoded by the coding sequence GTGTCTCTAAAAGTGTGGCTCAAGATGACCGGCTTGGCAGTGGTAGCGGCAGCCCTTTTCGCGGGATGTTCGTCAACTCCGGCGCCCGTGACCGCCCAGCCCCAACCTTTGAGGGTCGGGGTGGCGCGCGAGTTCCCTCCCTTTGTGTTTCGGTCAGGTGATGCCTATGCGGGCGCGGAGGCAGATTTTGCGAGGCGTCTCAGCATCGCGCTCAAAAGGCCCCTCTATTTCGTGCAGCGGAATTTCGAAGACCTGATCCCTTCGCTCCTATCCCGTGAAATAGACATCATCATGGCAGGCATGACGATTACTGACGAAAGGAAGGTGAGGATCGCCTTTTCCGATTATTACCTCAAGGGCGCCCTTGGCATGGCCGTGCGCGCCGACCAGGCGGGTGAATTCAGCTCATTGAGGGAAGTTCTTGCCGGCGCGCAGGCGGTCGGCGTAGTGGGGGGCACCACCTCGGAAGCTTACGTGCGCCGCACTTTTCCTTCGTCCATACGGGTCCTTCTCCTGGGCAGGCCGTCGGATGCAGCCTACGAGCTGAAGGCGCGGAGGATCGACGTATATGTGGACGATACGCCGTCCATTGCGTGGCTCGCCTCTTCCAATGCATCTGAAATCCGGGGACTTTTTGAACCACTCGATAATACGACGTCATATTACGGCTGGGGTATAAACAAGGATAACCAGGAGCTTCTGACCCGGGCAAACGCCGCCCTGGACACGTGGAAACAGGACGGCACCCTGGATAGTATCCTACGCAGATGGCTTCCCTATCTGAAGACATACCGGTAG
- a CDS encoding bifunctional aspartate transaminase/aspartate 4-decarboxylase yields the protein MAIGKLESLSPFEIQKNLEETAHSTCLSRNRKGDPCNVLDAGRASPNFLNTAPRQALSHLILFASEWASGPGGGDFLGFRHEKRDLNRELREYLGPIKNPGAEFLDHALRFAEEVLELDPGDFVYELADASLGDYYPTPPRILPHVEKCVEAYLNNILFPAGEAPEGKFAFFATEGATAAIISLFRSLRANRLLLSGDRVALVTPTFPPYLDIPVLTDYELVRIHMEVDPLYGRHIPDSEIEILKDPSIKVLFMVNPTNPTSTSLSEESLRKIGRFVREERKDLIVVTDAVYAALADGHRDIAAEIPANTIVLFSYSKYFGATGWRLGVVMMQEHNVADMLISRLEKKERTLADRRYGSVSGDPGSMSFIDRLVSDSRDVALVHTGGLSCPQQVLMCLFSLFGLMEENRTYKKQVQALLLRRKLNLYKGLGLDPPEDPHEINYYVLLDIPAVAESLHGKPFARFLKAHRSAEEYLLSLAGNRLTLCLPGRGFAAPAWCIRVALANLDDHVYIAVGKNIRDTLEEFYHQWKASKT from the coding sequence GTGGCCATAGGAAAGCTTGAAAGCCTTTCACCTTTTGAGATCCAGAAAAACCTGGAAGAGACTGCCCATAGCACCTGTCTTTCCCGTAATCGGAAGGGCGACCCCTGCAACGTGCTCGATGCGGGAAGGGCCAGCCCCAATTTCCTCAATACCGCACCCCGTCAGGCTTTGTCCCATCTTATCCTTTTCGCCTCCGAATGGGCATCAGGTCCGGGCGGGGGAGATTTCCTCGGTTTCAGGCACGAGAAAAGGGACCTTAACCGGGAGCTCAGAGAATACCTGGGACCTATAAAAAACCCTGGAGCGGAATTTCTCGATCACGCCCTGCGCTTTGCGGAAGAGGTCCTGGAACTCGATCCCGGCGACTTCGTCTATGAGCTCGCCGATGCCTCTCTCGGCGATTATTACCCTACACCTCCCCGGATACTTCCTCACGTAGAGAAATGCGTCGAAGCTTATCTCAACAACATCCTTTTTCCTGCCGGTGAAGCCCCTGAAGGGAAGTTTGCGTTCTTTGCCACGGAAGGCGCAACCGCCGCGATCATCAGCCTTTTTCGCTCCCTCAGGGCCAACAGGCTTCTCCTGTCCGGAGACCGGGTGGCCCTGGTGACGCCTACCTTTCCCCCTTATCTCGATATACCGGTCCTCACGGATTACGAGCTGGTCCGGATCCACATGGAAGTGGACCCCCTCTACGGAAGGCACATCCCCGATTCTGAGATCGAGATCCTGAAAGACCCGTCGATAAAAGTCCTCTTCATGGTAAATCCCACCAACCCCACTTCAACCTCCCTTTCCGAAGAAAGCCTCAGAAAGATAGGGAGATTCGTCCGGGAAGAGAGGAAAGATCTTATCGTAGTGACCGATGCCGTGTACGCTGCCCTCGCGGACGGACACCGCGACATCGCCGCGGAGATACCGGCAAATACGATCGTCCTTTTCTCCTATTCCAAGTATTTCGGGGCCACGGGCTGGCGCCTCGGGGTCGTAATGATGCAGGAGCATAACGTGGCGGATATGCTCATCTCCCGCCTGGAGAAAAAAGAGAGGACCCTGGCGGACAGGCGGTACGGAAGCGTCTCGGGCGACCCCGGCTCCATGAGTTTCATCGACCGTCTGGTCAGCGACAGCAGGGACGTAGCCCTTGTCCATACGGGCGGGCTTTCCTGTCCCCAGCAGGTCCTCATGTGCCTCTTCTCACTCTTCGGGCTTATGGAGGAGAACAGGACGTATAAGAAACAGGTCCAGGCCCTGCTCCTCAGGAGAAAATTGAACCTCTACAAAGGGCTCGGATTGGACCCCCCGGAAGATCCCCATGAAATCAATTATTACGTACTTCTTGACATTCCTGCCGTCGCGGAATCGCTGCACGGAAAACCCTTTGCCCGTTTCCTCAAGGCCCATCGCTCTGCCGAAGAATATCTCCTGAGCCTCGCCGGGAACAGGCTTACCCTTTGTCTCCCCGGGAGAGGCTTCGCCGCCCCTGCCTGGTGCATCAGGGTTGCCCTTGCCAATCTTGACGATCATGTGTATATCGCGGTGGGAAAAAATATCAGGGATACTCTCGAAGAATTCTATCACCAATGGAAGGCGTCAAAAACCTGA
- a CDS encoding Tim44 domain-containing protein translates to MDHSINHRFKLLTLGVAVFFLLFLGMESLALARAGGGRSSGSTGSRSSGSYRSTSPSGSYQRTQPTAPAPSMARPSAGRSFLAGLGGGMVGGMLGSMLFGGRGYAGGGGGWGGGGGFGIGDFLFLIIILAVIYFVWKHFRNKRAMQYSGTGGETFGTTYAQGYSEPLPGSASVPPPARSDNVYDGLRYISQSDPSFDEVRFKENVEDMFFKIQSAWTKRDLSPVRQLLTGQMLTTFQEDVNRYAANKQFNRLENIAVRQVEIVDAVQDQGEEFITVKFLASLLDYVVDETTNQTISGSTTDPVKFLEYWTFTRRVGDRSWTLAGISQEGDY, encoded by the coding sequence ATGGATCATTCGATAAATCATCGGTTCAAACTCCTGACTCTAGGAGTAGCGGTCTTCTTTCTTTTGTTCCTCGGTATGGAATCCCTCGCCCTCGCACGGGCGGGAGGAGGCCGGTCATCCGGCAGCACGGGTTCGAGATCGAGCGGCTCTTACAGGTCGACCTCTCCCTCAGGAAGTTATCAGCGGACCCAGCCCACGGCGCCCGCCCCAAGCATGGCGCGGCCTTCCGCCGGACGGAGCTTTCTCGCCGGTCTTGGCGGCGGTATGGTAGGCGGTATGCTGGGCAGCATGCTTTTCGGCGGACGCGGATACGCCGGAGGCGGAGGCGGCTGGGGAGGCGGCGGCGGATTCGGAATAGGCGACTTCCTGTTCCTCATCATCATCCTGGCGGTAATCTACTTTGTATGGAAGCATTTTAGGAATAAACGGGCCATGCAGTACAGCGGCACGGGAGGGGAGACCTTCGGGACGACATATGCGCAGGGGTACAGCGAACCCCTGCCGGGATCGGCCTCCGTACCGCCCCCCGCGCGATCGGACAATGTCTATGACGGCCTGCGCTATATCAGCCAGTCGGACCCTTCTTTTGACGAAGTCCGGTTCAAGGAAAACGTGGAAGACATGTTCTTCAAGATCCAGAGCGCATGGACGAAGAGAGACCTGAGTCCCGTGCGTCAGCTTCTCACGGGCCAGATGCTCACTACCTTCCAGGAGGACGTGAACAGGTACGCGGCAAACAAGCAGTTCAACCGCCTCGAAAACATCGCCGTCCGGCAGGTGGAGATCGTCGATGCGGTGCAGGACCAGGGCGAAGAATTCATCACGGTAAAGTTCCTTGCGAGCCTTCTCGATTACGTGGTGGACGAGACAACCAACCAGACCATATCCGGAAGCACGACCGATCCGGTAAAATTCCTTGAATACTGGACCTTCACGAGGAGGGTGGGCGACAGGAGCTGGACACTCGCCGGGATTTCTCAGGAGGGCGATTACTAA
- a CDS encoding response regulator gives MSKPKILLVDNDIDFVDLNKAVLENNGFVVVPAFAGREVMDKVRFEKPNVIVLDLMMEKHDTGFAVAKALKADPIYRNIPILMLTAVGAETGADFTQELDGYWMKTDDYANKPLAPEDLVTKIYGLLAKAKKAAERGYDEGVF, from the coding sequence ATGAGTAAACCAAAGATTTTGCTGGTGGACAACGATATAGATTTCGTTGATCTCAACAAAGCTGTCCTCGAGAACAACGGGTTCGTGGTCGTGCCCGCGTTCGCGGGACGGGAGGTGATGGACAAGGTGCGGTTCGAAAAGCCGAACGTCATTGTCCTCGATCTCATGATGGAGAAACACGATACGGGCTTCGCGGTTGCCAAAGCATTGAAGGCCGATCCCATTTACCGGAACATACCCATTCTCATGCTGACTGCCGTGGGGGCCGAAACGGGCGCGGACTTCACTCAGGAGCTTGACGGTTATTGGATGAAAACCGATGATTACGCGAATAAGCCGTTAGCGCCGGAAGACCTGGTCACAAAGATATACGGGCTTCTCGCAAAAGCGAAAAAGGCCGCCGAGCGAGGGTATGACGAGGGAGTATTTTAA
- a CDS encoding bifunctional dihydroorotate dehydrogenase B NAD binding subunit/NADPH-dependent glutamate synthase: MAREMRLNEIVEKRQLAPSITLFKLYVPDIAKKVKPGQFVVLRADDYAERIPLTVADFDRNEGVITIIFQTVGTSTQKMEKFEAGQAILDVVGPLGKASHIEKFGTVVCVGGGVGVAPVYPIAKALHDFGNEVISIIGARNKEMLILEDEMKAISSELFVTTDDGSYGHHGFVTDVLKKLIAEGKKIDLVIGIGPVVMMKAVTDVTRPYKLKTVVSLNTIMVDGTGMCGCCRATIGGETKFVCVDGPEFDGHQVDFPELVLRQRMYNREERRAMWDHQCKLESQAKQLRKTKKREKMPEQNPKVRIQNFDEVALGYTRENAMREAARCLQCKNSPCVEGCPVNITIPAFIKKVKEGDFLGAIHVIKETNALPAVCGRVCPQESQCEEKCVLGKKGEPIAIGRLERFAADFESKQGDVRAPEAPKPTGKRVAVVGAGPAGLTVAGELAKKGHDVTVFEALHKAGGVLVYGIPEFRLPKAIVQREVDYVSKLGAKIKVDTIVGQTVTVDELMAQGYDAVFVGTGAGLPYFLNIPGENYNGVYSANEFLTRANLMKAYLFPNYDTPVRVGSRVAVVGGGNVAMDSARVAKRMGADHVYLIYRRSRAEMPARAEEAHHAEEEGIDFRLLTNPIKVVGDKSGWVTGIECVQMELGDPDASGRRRPVEKKGSNHVIDVDVVVVAIGQGPNPILAQSTEGLALRRSGNIEADTETGKTSKKGVFAGGDIVTGAATVILAMGAGRKAAAAMDEYLKTGNWE, translated from the coding sequence ATGGCCAGAGAAATGAGACTTAATGAAATAGTGGAGAAGCGGCAGTTAGCGCCTTCAATCACACTTTTTAAACTTTATGTCCCTGATATTGCGAAGAAGGTAAAGCCCGGCCAATTCGTGGTGCTCCGGGCGGACGACTATGCGGAGAGGATCCCCCTCACGGTCGCAGATTTTGACCGGAACGAGGGCGTCATCACGATCATTTTTCAGACTGTGGGAACATCGACGCAGAAAATGGAGAAGTTTGAAGCGGGCCAGGCAATCCTGGATGTGGTAGGGCCCCTGGGGAAGGCGAGCCATATCGAGAAGTTCGGCACCGTGGTCTGCGTGGGCGGCGGCGTGGGTGTGGCTCCTGTCTATCCCATCGCAAAGGCCCTTCACGATTTCGGAAACGAGGTGATCTCCATAATCGGGGCCAGGAACAAAGAGATGCTCATCCTCGAAGATGAGATGAAGGCCATAAGCTCGGAGCTCTTCGTCACCACCGATGACGGCAGTTACGGCCATCACGGGTTTGTGACGGACGTACTGAAGAAGCTGATCGCAGAGGGCAAAAAGATCGACCTCGTGATCGGGATAGGCCCGGTGGTGATGATGAAGGCGGTGACCGATGTGACGAGGCCCTATAAACTGAAGACCGTGGTCAGCCTCAATACCATCATGGTGGACGGTACCGGGATGTGCGGGTGCTGCCGCGCCACCATCGGCGGCGAGACGAAGTTCGTCTGCGTCGACGGACCCGAGTTCGACGGCCATCAGGTCGATTTTCCCGAGCTGGTCCTGAGACAGAGGATGTATAATCGCGAAGAGCGGAGGGCCATGTGGGACCACCAGTGCAAGCTCGAATCCCAGGCCAAGCAGCTGAGGAAGACAAAAAAGCGGGAAAAGATGCCCGAGCAGAATCCGAAGGTCCGGATCCAGAACTTCGACGAAGTCGCCCTCGGCTATACGAGGGAGAACGCAATGCGTGAAGCAGCCCGGTGCCTCCAGTGCAAGAATTCGCCCTGCGTCGAAGGCTGCCCCGTCAATATCACGATCCCCGCCTTTATAAAGAAGGTCAAGGAAGGCGATTTTCTCGGCGCCATCCATGTGATAAAAGAGACCAATGCCTTGCCCGCCGTATGCGGAAGGGTGTGCCCGCAGGAGTCCCAGTGCGAGGAGAAGTGCGTCCTCGGCAAAAAAGGCGAGCCTATCGCCATCGGCCGCCTGGAGCGTTTTGCCGCTGATTTCGAGTCGAAGCAGGGCGACGTGCGCGCGCCCGAGGCGCCCAAGCCTACGGGAAAGCGGGTCGCCGTAGTCGGTGCGGGCCCCGCGGGTCTCACCGTCGCAGGCGAGCTGGCCAAGAAAGGCCATGACGTGACGGTCTTCGAGGCCCTTCATAAGGCAGGAGGGGTGCTTGTCTACGGCATCCCCGAATTCCGTCTCCCCAAGGCGATCGTGCAGAGGGAAGTAGATTACGTGAGCAAGCTCGGCGCCAAAATAAAGGTCGATACCATCGTGGGTCAGACGGTGACCGTGGACGAGCTGATGGCCCAGGGGTATGACGCGGTCTTCGTGGGCACGGGCGCAGGCCTCCCCTATTTCCTCAATATACCCGGCGAGAACTATAACGGCGTCTATTCAGCCAACGAGTTCCTCACGAGGGCGAACCTGATGAAGGCCTATCTCTTCCCCAATTACGATACCCCCGTCCGGGTAGGCAGCAGGGTGGCGGTCGTGGGCGGCGGCAACGTGGCCATGGACTCCGCGAGAGTGGCGAAGAGAATGGGCGCCGATCACGTCTACCTCATCTACCGCCGTTCCCGTGCGGAGATGCCTGCGAGGGCGGAAGAAGCCCACCATGCGGAAGAAGAAGGCATCGACTTCAGGCTCCTCACGAACCCCATAAAAGTTGTGGGAGATAAGAGCGGCTGGGTGACGGGTATCGAGTGCGTGCAGATGGAGTTGGGCGACCCTGATGCATCGGGCAGAAGAAGGCCCGTGGAGAAAAAGGGTTCAAACCATGTAATCGACGTGGACGTGGTGGTAGTTGCCATAGGCCAGGGGCCTAACCCGATTCTGGCCCAGAGCACGGAAGGCCTCGCCCTGAGAAGGTCGGGCAACATCGAGGCGGACACGGAAACAGGAAAGACAAGCAAAAAGGGCGTATTTGCGGGCGGCGACATCGTCACCGGCGCGGCTACGGTCATCCTGGCCATGGGCGCGGGAAGAAAGGCCGCGGCGGCCATGGACGAATATCTGAAAACCGGAAACTGGGAATAA
- a CDS encoding branched-chain amino acid aminotransferase: protein MEIYRADQSNIGSVDFNNLTFGEVFSDHMLSLDFEYGHWLTPHIMPFGKIEIFPSLCSLHYGQAVFEGLKAFYVKGDSINIFRPEKYHERFNRSCARLCIPGMGFDLFMECLDELIRLDRDWVPRQKGCSLYIRPFVFAADSYIGVRVSKTYTFMILTSPVGAYYKEGMNPVRLMTSGEYVRAVQGGLGMAKTPANYAASLLPAEEAHKKGFTQVLWLDGIERKYVEEVGTMNICFVIDDELVTPALEGSILAGVTRDSVLRIAKDWGIKVTERRISIDEVFTASKEGRLKEVFGTGTAAVISPVGEIEHQGALIRINDGKTGDLSQKLYDEITGIQYGERPDKFGWLRTL, encoded by the coding sequence ATGGAAATTTACAGAGCAGACCAAAGTAACATCGGATCGGTTGATTTTAACAATCTCACTTTTGGCGAGGTCTTTTCGGACCACATGCTGAGTCTCGATTTCGAATACGGCCATTGGCTGACGCCCCATATCATGCCATTCGGCAAGATCGAGATTTTCCCGTCCCTTTGCTCTCTCCATTACGGTCAGGCAGTATTCGAGGGACTCAAGGCCTTTTACGTAAAGGGCGACTCCATCAATATTTTTCGCCCTGAAAAGTACCACGAGCGGTTCAACAGATCGTGCGCGAGGCTTTGCATACCCGGCATGGGCTTCGATCTTTTTATGGAATGCCTTGACGAGCTCATCCGGCTGGACAGGGACTGGGTCCCCAGGCAAAAGGGGTGCTCCCTCTATATCCGGCCCTTTGTCTTTGCCGCCGACAGCTATATCGGCGTCAGGGTCTCGAAGACTTATACCTTTATGATCCTCACGTCTCCTGTGGGCGCATACTACAAGGAAGGCATGAACCCGGTGAGGCTTATGACCTCCGGTGAGTATGTGCGCGCAGTCCAGGGAGGACTGGGCATGGCCAAAACTCCCGCCAATTACGCGGCGAGCCTGCTGCCGGCGGAAGAAGCCCATAAAAAAGGATTTACCCAGGTGCTCTGGCTCGACGGGATAGAGCGGAAATACGTCGAAGAAGTAGGCACCATGAATATTTGCTTCGTGATCGACGACGAGCTTGTCACTCCGGCCCTCGAAGGCTCCATACTTGCGGGAGTGACCCGTGATTCGGTCCTCAGGATCGCGAAAGACTGGGGAATCAAGGTTACGGAGAGGAGGATTTCGATCGACGAGGTCTTCACTGCATCCAAAGAGGGCAGACTGAAAGAGGTATTCGGCACGGGGACCGCCGCGGTGATCTCGCCGGTAGGAGAGATCGAGCACCAGGGCGCCCTTATCCGGATCAATGACGGAAAAACAGGCGATCTCTCCCAGAAGCTCTACGACGAGATCACGGGTATTCAGTACGGAGAGCGGCCCGACAAGTTCGGCTGGCTCCGGACCCTCTAG